A portion of the Sulfuricurvum kujiense DSM 16994 genome contains these proteins:
- a CDS encoding response regulator transcription factor, whose amino-acid sequence MRILIADDEPELLELLKLSLQNEDWIIDTVGNVQDAKVYLDAYTYQIFLVDRTFHGKDCVQELITYGKHKNPSMGILVLSALGSIDEKVQGLEFGADDYLEKPFDIKELRARLIALSRRYVPKVKIFEELEIDLNAKKIKKSGNEVLLSGNEQKLFFYLLERESIVSRNEIMDAIYDNPENITSNAIDELVGRIRRKLHPGIIKTIKTRGYLIAI is encoded by the coding sequence ATGCGGATATTGATTGCTGATGACGAGCCTGAACTTCTAGAATTACTAAAGCTTTCTTTGCAAAATGAAGATTGGATCATCGATACCGTAGGCAATGTACAAGATGCCAAAGTTTATCTCGATGCGTATACGTATCAGATTTTTCTTGTGGATCGGACTTTCCACGGAAAAGACTGTGTGCAAGAACTGATTACCTACGGGAAACATAAAAATCCGTCGATGGGGATTTTAGTTCTCAGTGCATTGGGAAGCATAGATGAAAAAGTTCAAGGCTTGGAGTTCGGTGCGGATGATTACTTAGAAAAGCCGTTTGATATCAAAGAACTGCGTGCGCGTTTGATCGCGCTGTCGCGCCGTTATGTTCCAAAAGTCAAAATCTTTGAAGAACTTGAAATCGATCTAAACGCTAAAAAAATCAAAAAATCCGGTAATGAGGTTCTTTTGAGTGGCAATGAACAAAAGTTGTTTTTTTATCTTTTGGAACGCGAAAGTATCGTTTCCCGTAATGAGATCATGGATGCTATTTATGACAATCCTGAAAATATTACCTCTAATGCGATTGACGAACTTGTCGGGCGCATACGCCGTAAGCTTCATCCGGGTATCATTAAGACCATCAAGACACGAGGATATTTAATTGCGATTTAA
- a CDS encoding DUF3240 family protein, with the protein MMRLSGMDIYFEIANKDTLVDLLLEEGYDDFYFFPCKRYSAGAFLISAEEQVSARRDFGLFRLFLHETEAIVLSAAIKRELKDKTIKIFVNELKEL; encoded by the coding sequence ATGATGCGTTTAAGCGGAATGGATATTTACTTTGAAATCGCGAATAAAGATACGTTGGTTGATTTGTTATTGGAAGAAGGATATGATGATTTTTATTTTTTCCCATGCAAACGATACAGTGCCGGAGCCTTTTTAATCAGTGCGGAGGAACAAGTAAGTGCAAGACGGGATTTCGGACTGTTTCGTCTTTTCTTGCATGAGACCGAAGCCATAGTCCTCTCTGCCGCTATCAAAAGGGAATTAAAAGATAAAACCATTAAAATATTCGTGAATGAGCTAAAAGAGTTATAA
- a CDS encoding efflux RND transporter permease subunit encodes MLNSIIEFSLKQRLIVILLSMALFGYGIYSFYKIPIDAFPDISSTQVKIILKAPGMTPEEVENRVVKPLEAELLGLENEKLLKSTSKYAIADITIDFNDGTDIYRARNQVSEKLASLLPTLPKGVEGGMAPITTPLGEAFMFTIEGNISPKEKRELLDFVIRPVLRGAKGVADVNSLGGEARAIVVQPDYTAMRHLGIPLSTLQDTLEKNLKNDGAGRVDANEESYLVKVQSGVKDASEIANITIHSHNGPIRVGDFCEVRDDSRTRLGFVTKDGVGEATEGLVLTLKGANAQETISQIKERLDQLKPMLPAGVTIVPFYDRSNLIEKAVGTVSKALMEAIVLVIILLMVFLGDVRAAIAVSVILPFSIAIAFLLMKYFGLSANLMSLGGLAIAIGMLVDSAVVVVENAFAKLSENDTSLPKLHQVYRATKEVSTAVFSGILIIAVVFLPLLTLEGLEGKLFAPVAMTIVFALFGSLFLSLTLIPVVSSLILKSAPHKETFIGSFFTRLYEPMLHFAMTRTKTLFTGAIVFLIISFTLFAFVGKSFMPTLDEGDIILGIETPPSISLEKSKELNLAVQRTLIEHVPEIKTIVARTGSDELGLDPMGLNQTDTFITLKPQTEWKAKNKDEIKRKIEASLKNFPGISFSFTQPIEMRISEMLTGSRGDLAVKIYGNDIDMLNELSQNIADTLGGIKGSSEVFTTLNEGVNYLSVKPNRTESAKTGVDTAELELFLKTALEGVTIDELSIENARIPVLMRFDGEVSQDMELFKSLELPLSDGFSVPISSVAQIETSEGALKVDRENGQRYSTVRANVEGRDLVGFVEEAKQKIDANVKLPKGYTIVYGGQFENQQRAAAKLMTVIPISIGVIFLILFFTFRSVSSTALILLNIPFAVTGGIISLYFSGEYLSVPASVGFIALFGIAVLNGVVMVSYFNTLLGNGYSIDDAVQEGARRRLRPVLMTAFIAALGLLPLLFASGVGSEIQKPLAIVVLGGLVTSTILTLLILPPAFKMIYKKGK; translated from the coding sequence ATGCTGAACTCTATTATTGAATTTTCTCTCAAACAACGGCTCATCGTCATTCTCCTCTCCATGGCCCTATTCGGGTATGGCATCTATTCATTTTATAAAATCCCGATTGATGCTTTTCCGGATATTTCATCGACTCAGGTGAAAATCATTTTGAAAGCACCCGGAATGACCCCTGAAGAGGTTGAAAACCGTGTTGTGAAGCCCTTGGAAGCAGAATTGCTGGGATTGGAAAATGAGAAGCTTCTCAAGAGTACGTCAAAATATGCGATTGCCGACATAACGATTGATTTTAATGACGGTACGGATATTTACCGGGCACGCAATCAAGTTTCTGAAAAACTTGCATCGCTCCTTCCGACACTCCCAAAAGGGGTGGAAGGGGGCATGGCCCCTATTACCACACCGTTGGGCGAAGCTTTTATGTTTACGATCGAAGGAAATATAAGCCCAAAAGAGAAACGCGAACTGCTCGATTTCGTCATTCGTCCGGTATTGCGTGGTGCCAAAGGGGTAGCGGATGTCAATTCGCTCGGCGGTGAAGCACGGGCTATCGTGGTGCAGCCTGATTATACGGCAATGCGCCACTTGGGGATACCTTTGAGCACCCTGCAGGACACATTGGAAAAAAATCTGAAAAATGATGGTGCTGGACGGGTCGACGCAAACGAAGAGAGCTATTTGGTGAAAGTTCAAAGCGGTGTCAAAGATGCGAGCGAAATCGCCAATATCACGATCCATTCTCATAACGGACCGATCCGTGTGGGGGATTTTTGTGAAGTCCGAGACGATTCGAGAACGCGACTGGGATTTGTTACCAAAGACGGTGTCGGAGAAGCGACAGAAGGCCTTGTTTTGACACTTAAAGGGGCCAATGCCCAAGAGACCATTTCGCAAATTAAAGAAAGACTCGATCAACTGAAACCGATGCTTCCTGCGGGCGTAACTATTGTCCCTTTTTATGATCGAAGCAATTTGATCGAGAAAGCGGTCGGGACTGTTTCTAAAGCTTTGATGGAAGCCATTGTATTGGTCATTATTCTTCTCATGGTCTTTTTGGGAGATGTACGTGCGGCAATCGCCGTGAGTGTCATTTTGCCGTTTTCAATCGCGATTGCTTTTTTGCTGATGAAATATTTTGGGTTAAGCGCCAATCTGATGAGTTTGGGAGGCTTGGCGATAGCCATCGGGATGTTAGTCGATTCAGCGGTTGTCGTTGTTGAAAACGCTTTTGCCAAACTGAGTGAAAATGATACCTCTCTGCCTAAATTGCATCAGGTTTATCGCGCTACAAAAGAGGTAAGCACAGCGGTTTTTAGCGGTATTTTGATTATTGCGGTTGTATTTTTACCGTTATTGACATTGGAAGGGCTGGAGGGGAAACTTTTTGCACCGGTCGCAATGACTATTGTTTTTGCGCTTTTCGGTTCACTTTTCCTTTCGTTAACACTTATTCCGGTCGTCAGCTCGCTTATCTTAAAAAGTGCCCCGCATAAAGAGACGTTTATCGGGAGCTTTTTTACCCGTCTCTATGAACCGATGCTGCATTTTGCGATGACACGTACGAAAACTCTTTTTACCGGAGCCATTGTATTTTTGATCATCAGTTTCACATTATTTGCATTTGTCGGGAAAAGCTTTATGCCGACGTTGGATGAGGGGGATATAATTTTAGGAATCGAGACTCCGCCTTCTATTTCACTGGAAAAATCCAAAGAGCTTAATCTCGCGGTACAACGGACTCTCATTGAGCATGTTCCGGAAATTAAAACGATTGTTGCACGAACCGGTTCGGATGAACTCGGACTTGACCCTATGGGATTAAATCAAACGGATACGTTTATTACGCTAAAACCGCAAACAGAATGGAAAGCGAAGAATAAAGACGAAATTAAAAGAAAAATTGAAGCATCCCTCAAAAACTTTCCGGGTATCAGTTTTAGTTTTACTCAGCCGATTGAAATGAGGATATCAGAGATGCTGACAGGTTCTCGGGGTGATTTGGCTGTTAAAATTTACGGAAATGATATTGATATGTTGAATGAACTTAGCCAAAACATCGCCGATACACTAGGCGGGATAAAAGGGTCCTCGGAAGTGTTTACAACACTGAACGAAGGGGTCAACTACCTAAGCGTTAAGCCGAACCGAACGGAATCGGCAAAGACCGGTGTCGATACGGCCGAACTCGAGCTTTTCTTAAAAACAGCCTTGGAAGGGGTTACGATTGACGAACTTTCGATTGAGAATGCAAGAATACCGGTCCTAATGCGATTTGACGGTGAAGTTTCTCAGGATATGGAACTGTTCAAATCATTGGAACTACCGTTAAGTGACGGATTCTCCGTACCGATTTCGAGTGTTGCTCAAATCGAAACGAGTGAAGGTGCTTTAAAAGTAGATCGTGAAAACGGACAAAGATACAGTACGGTCCGGGCTAACGTCGAGGGGCGTGATTTGGTCGGATTTGTTGAAGAAGCCAAACAAAAGATCGATGCCAATGTCAAACTTCCGAAAGGATATACTATCGTCTATGGCGGACAGTTTGAAAACCAGCAGCGCGCGGCCGCAAAATTGATGACTGTTATTCCGATAAGCATCGGAGTGATTTTTCTTATTTTATTCTTTACGTTCCGTTCGGTGAGTTCGACGGCGCTTATTTTGCTCAATATTCCGTTTGCGGTGACGGGAGGGATCATTTCGTTGTATTTCAGCGGAGAGTATCTCTCGGTTCCGGCCTCTGTCGGATTTATCGCCCTTTTTGGGATCGCCGTACTCAATGGTGTCGTAATGGTGAGTTACTTCAATACGCTCTTGGGGAACGGTTATTCTATTGACGATGCTGTCCAGGAAGGTGCACGCAGACGGCTCAGACCAGTTTTGATGACCGCCTTTATTGCGGCTTTAGGCCTGTTGCCGCTGTTATTCGCTTCCGGTGTCGGGAGTGAGATCCAAAAACCGCTGGCCATTGTTGTATTGGGAGGATTGGTTACATCTACTATTTTAACCCTCTTGATTCTTCCGCCTGCATTTAAAATGATTTACAAAAAGGGGAAATGA
- a CDS encoding efflux RND transporter periplasmic adaptor subunit has product MKKSLLILLSATALMAQITMSEAQMKKMGITVEQVRMIKSEAMGPFIGTFDYSDKGSRSYTLSGEATVAELMKQTGDTVKKGEVICTIASSELLSSSYELSDLRNRLKLAQEYAQKDQALYKDGVISLRESQKSGIEVLSLKSKVSEIENRFIFSGADIQPKNGMMFTIRARQNGILAHAPLKAGEKIDPFVPYLKIASANALSAFIKIPPKMIGSIRKGALVMDKTGAEAGKITAVSSSVDVMNNSATAIAVLNVNSNNRAGTSDEFYIASTQTDKWILIPRSAVTKYKKNDICFVQTPTGFKPQTIQIQKIYKNYIAVKPEGLDTTTKVASDGIITLKGALSGLGFE; this is encoded by the coding sequence ATGAAAAAAAGTTTATTGATTCTGTTAAGCGCAACGGCGCTAATGGCACAAATCACAATGAGTGAAGCTCAGATGAAAAAAATGGGCATCACGGTAGAACAAGTACGAATGATCAAGTCTGAAGCCATGGGGCCGTTTATCGGAACATTTGATTACAGCGACAAAGGATCAAGAAGTTATACGCTAAGCGGTGAAGCTACGGTGGCGGAGCTAATGAAACAAACCGGGGATACCGTAAAAAAAGGGGAAGTAATCTGCACCATTGCCTCTTCAGAATTGCTTTCAAGCAGCTATGAACTCAGCGATCTTCGAAATCGCCTTAAATTGGCTCAGGAATATGCTCAAAAAGATCAGGCTTTGTACAAAGACGGCGTGATATCTTTACGTGAATCGCAAAAAAGCGGCATCGAAGTTCTGAGTCTGAAATCCAAAGTATCCGAGATAGAAAATCGATTTATTTTCTCGGGTGCGGATATCCAACCGAAAAACGGGATGATGTTCACGATCAGAGCTCGTCAAAACGGCATATTGGCTCATGCCCCTCTCAAAGCCGGTGAAAAGATTGATCCGTTTGTCCCTTATCTGAAAATTGCCAGTGCAAATGCGCTCAGTGCGTTTATCAAAATTCCTCCTAAAATGATTGGAAGTATCCGTAAAGGTGCGCTGGTGATGGATAAAACAGGTGCGGAAGCCGGAAAAATCACGGCGGTCTCTTCATCAGTCGATGTCATGAACAATTCCGCGACCGCCATTGCTGTCTTGAATGTCAATAGTAATAACCGTGCAGGGACTTCGGATGAGTTTTATATTGCTTCAACGCAAACCGATAAATGGATTTTGATTCCACGTTCCGCTGTTACAAAATACAAGAAAAATGACATCTGCTTTGTACAAACGCCGACAGGATTTAAACCGCAAACCATTCAAATCCAAAAAATTTATAAAAACTATATAGCGGTTAAACCTGAAGGACTAGACACTACAACAAAAGTTGCGAGTGACGGGATCATTACCTTAAAAGGTGCATTGAGCGGATTGGGATTTGAATAA
- a CDS encoding sensor histidine kinase produces the protein MRFKWAASLKFKISLIFAIGLAIAFSINLLIAVKAIHTQKEEDVEKVLAHLLVESRDEYISGTQLTPSSDINFLYKIPHNVMIISDSEVNALRFVVSPNPYRTNNKIIVSSIKLTNNYYLNAISDHRKIDKATNKYTQRLLLQYVLSLIVILIIAIFTLDFYMKPLEVLAGKTRKWKNDSAFDLSLDDASSEIKEVSTAFTGLIKRLEGYRLKEAELFREAAHELKTPLALMRSRLDVYDSSNTYTKRQFIIDLGNDIERLTRELKNVLFLESSDFEEASDIEIMHMFKTLETKMGILIQRKRLTLQLPKETFSVVASEKLLFKVLGALLENAITYAKEGSTVEIGCNPLERKFWIGNQIGNEKYLFSSKIGEKILKRLSHEIGFDYSIMHDESSFSIELAFR, from the coding sequence TTGCGATTTAAATGGGCGGCATCGTTAAAATTTAAAATTTCCCTTATTTTTGCCATAGGTCTTGCCATTGCGTTTAGCATTAACTTGTTGATTGCAGTAAAGGCGATCCATACACAAAAAGAAGAAGATGTAGAAAAAGTACTTGCCCATCTTTTGGTGGAAAGCCGTGATGAATACATCAGCGGTACGCAGTTGACTCCCTCAAGCGATATAAACTTCCTTTATAAGATTCCGCACAATGTAATGATAATAAGCGATTCAGAAGTGAATGCGCTCCGTTTTGTTGTTTCACCCAATCCCTATAGAACAAATAACAAGATAATTGTTTCGTCAATAAAACTCACCAACAACTATTATTTGAATGCCATTAGCGATCACCGAAAAATTGATAAAGCTACTAACAAATATACGCAGCGCCTGCTTCTTCAATATGTTCTTTCTCTGATCGTCATTTTAATCATCGCTATTTTTACACTTGATTTTTATATGAAGCCCTTAGAAGTATTAGCCGGTAAGACAAGAAAATGGAAAAATGACAGTGCATTTGATTTGTCGCTGGATGATGCTTCGTCTGAAATAAAAGAGGTATCGACTGCGTTTACCGGTTTAATTAAACGTTTGGAAGGATATCGGCTGAAAGAAGCGGAATTGTTTAGAGAAGCCGCACATGAGCTTAAAACCCCTTTGGCTCTCATGAGATCACGCTTAGACGTCTATGATTCCAGCAATACTTATACGAAACGCCAATTCATTATCGATCTTGGGAATGATATTGAGCGATTGACACGAGAACTTAAAAATGTCCTTTTTCTTGAAAGTTCAGATTTTGAGGAAGCAAGCGATATTGAAATTATGCACATGTTTAAAACACTGGAAACAAAGATGGGGATTTTGATTCAACGCAAAAGACTTACATTACAGCTTCCGAAAGAAACCTTCAGCGTCGTAGCCTCAGAAAAATTACTTTTTAAAGTGTTAGGTGCCTTGCTTGAAAATGCGATTACGTACGCAAAAGAGGGCAGTACGGTAGAAATCGGGTGTAACCCGTTGGAAAGAAAATTTTGGATCGGCAATCAAATAGGGAATGAAAAATACTTGTTTAGCTCCAAGATAGGAGAAAAAATATTGAAACGATTAAGTCACGAAATCGGCTTTGATTACTCTATAATGCATGATGAATCCTCTTTCAGCATCGAGTTGGCATTTAGGTGA